One Deltaproteobacteria bacterium genomic region harbors:
- a CDS encoding tetratricopeptide repeat protein translates to MRSKLHVRSTATLLSILIFFVAALAGAQEKEGPILSPKVTTGLRRNFSATEVSELQEQLRSTEKKIAVTGTEIKRVRDTEFLPELYFSLADLHLQKSRLMYLIKVNKNKGVPITEIDFTAEKRPKQEAIDIYQKVYAFFPKSKLRDRALFFKGLELRDIGQSEAMIKTFGQLNQEFPESQNLLEANIILGDYFLEEKKDIEGALETFRRVISKDLSAYTPLAHYRIGWCFVNQQKYKEAVTAFEEAVRTQGLVSRNLTLDLPELYRKTDIRREAVLSLAVPYVEMYGDYKVSLKEEAAKEKEKAKNSLNAPAVTSPTAVKELPQKISDWKKPGTPSPAPAIGTKQNASAAKEIDKEPLAVVLHPVEYFKKISDGHLTYRRVLSRVGRRLALKEMWREVGDVWIEVLVASSDPEVKFEAIQRWNEAIKKANQVTDQIRFIEHAVITTQEIRTRAVDRQGKFNRKEASQLKFLELITRDIATRIQQAARIKSSREDFLLAAQAYEIYQIGFPQNRDLSKMLINKAESLYRGQDWARAGLEFETLSRTVKEKRKQDEFKESAIQAYVNALKEPEKLPPIDLVRARRGVRDVGTNWVVKHMRHPAAASTAYNIGQSWYEDRLLPQAIQSFTFFIKNFSRDTRTRDAIFMIINAYSQLDDFKGLIDAAKQLEKTRGLADDDRKAIRDLSRRAQLKDLQIAAGDFGSKEYAANLKNLASKYKDSSMGSAALYEAFTSLRSKRDPELYDVGEALLEKHSDSSFTKEVVSSMAQTALVTADFERAARYLSRFSDKYPGEKESKEWRKNSAQIYEWLGEFKEAKRLYFSLGDQESVTRCEFLGGEWAALEKSTSQMRTDLAAYYGALALWRQGRQAEALPRLKKIAASDDLDRSSHARFLLAQRALESFRAIQMRNAADQNALVNKVKSFQVLSKELNEIVKAGAGRWTIAALYLLGQANFELGRFIADSPLPSGLRPEEQSIYRKELSKQAKQYTDGASVVFGQCLETAERFEVFTAYVQGCREKGRKVVKEEADTIQFNKSKGSAPPKLARSLRTKLYDTPRDVAVLKDLATAYMNDQQYWVAMAIFNRILEIDENSAMAMAGIGVGRLYVNDLDVGADWLKKAMKASSSEPTAVWNLSGLYSEFGFKKRVKQLEPKRKGATKPKLLHPMAKKL, encoded by the coding sequence GTGAGGTCAAAACTGCACGTGCGCTCGACCGCGACTCTTTTGAGTATCCTGATCTTTTTTGTAGCAGCTCTTGCGGGTGCGCAAGAAAAAGAGGGACCCATCCTATCGCCCAAAGTGACGACGGGCCTCAGACGAAATTTTTCTGCCACAGAAGTGAGTGAGCTCCAAGAGCAGTTGCGTTCGACAGAGAAAAAAATTGCCGTCACGGGTACCGAGATCAAGCGTGTTCGCGACACGGAGTTTCTGCCCGAACTCTATTTTTCGCTGGCGGACCTTCACCTACAAAAAAGCCGACTCATGTATTTGATAAAAGTTAACAAAAATAAAGGTGTTCCGATTACTGAGATCGACTTCACGGCCGAGAAGCGCCCAAAGCAAGAAGCGATCGACATTTACCAAAAGGTTTACGCCTTCTTTCCGAAAAGTAAACTTCGCGATCGAGCGCTATTTTTTAAAGGCTTAGAGCTGCGGGATATTGGTCAATCAGAAGCCATGATCAAAACCTTCGGACAGCTGAATCAAGAATTCCCGGAATCCCAAAACCTATTGGAAGCAAATATTATTCTAGGAGACTATTTTCTTGAGGAGAAAAAGGACATCGAAGGAGCGCTTGAAACCTTTCGTCGTGTGATATCGAAAGACCTCTCGGCATACACCCCGCTGGCCCACTACAGAATTGGCTGGTGCTTTGTGAATCAGCAAAAGTACAAAGAAGCAGTCACTGCTTTCGAGGAAGCTGTCCGCACCCAGGGTTTAGTTAGTCGCAATCTCACGCTCGATTTACCGGAGCTCTACCGGAAAACAGATATTCGGCGAGAGGCAGTTCTTTCACTCGCCGTTCCCTATGTGGAAATGTACGGGGATTACAAAGTCTCACTGAAAGAGGAGGCTGCAAAAGAAAAAGAAAAAGCGAAAAATTCCTTAAATGCGCCTGCGGTCACTTCTCCGACGGCAGTCAAAGAACTTCCGCAAAAGATTTCGGATTGGAAAAAGCCCGGTACTCCGTCTCCAGCTCCGGCCATCGGCACAAAGCAAAACGCGTCTGCTGCTAAAGAGATCGACAAAGAGCCGCTAGCTGTCGTCTTGCATCCAGTCGAATACTTTAAAAAAATCTCCGATGGACATTTGACCTATCGACGAGTGCTTTCACGAGTAGGCCGTCGACTCGCGTTGAAAGAAATGTGGCGAGAAGTAGGCGATGTTTGGATTGAAGTCTTGGTCGCAAGCTCAGATCCTGAAGTGAAGTTTGAAGCTATTCAACGATGGAACGAGGCAATTAAAAAGGCGAACCAAGTTACTGATCAGATAAGGTTCATCGAGCATGCCGTGATTACCACGCAAGAAATTCGGACTCGCGCTGTCGATCGCCAGGGAAAGTTTAATCGGAAGGAAGCGAGCCAACTAAAATTCCTAGAGCTAATTACTCGCGATATCGCTACCCGCATCCAACAAGCGGCGCGAATCAAAAGCAGTCGCGAAGATTTTCTATTAGCGGCACAGGCGTACGAAATTTATCAGATCGGATTTCCGCAAAACCGTGATCTCTCAAAAATGCTAATCAACAAAGCCGAAAGCCTTTACCGTGGACAGGATTGGGCTCGCGCGGGTTTGGAATTTGAGACGTTGTCACGGACCGTTAAAGAGAAGCGGAAGCAGGACGAGTTTAAAGAGTCTGCGATCCAAGCCTATGTCAATGCACTTAAGGAACCAGAGAAGCTTCCGCCGATTGATTTGGTTCGCGCGCGACGAGGCGTTAGAGATGTCGGGACCAACTGGGTGGTCAAGCATATGCGTCACCCTGCGGCGGCCTCGACCGCTTATAATATCGGACAAAGCTGGTACGAAGATCGACTACTGCCGCAGGCAATTCAGTCGTTCACATTTTTTATTAAAAACTTTTCCCGAGACACGCGCACTCGCGACGCGATCTTCATGATTATCAACGCGTATTCACAGCTGGATGACTTTAAAGGATTAATTGACGCGGCCAAGCAGTTGGAAAAGACTCGCGGTTTAGCGGACGATGATCGCAAAGCGATTCGTGATCTTAGTCGACGGGCGCAGTTAAAGGATCTTCAGATCGCGGCAGGCGATTTCGGCTCAAAAGAATATGCGGCAAATCTAAAGAACCTTGCGTCGAAGTATAAAGATTCGTCGATGGGATCTGCGGCGTTATATGAGGCATTTACATCGCTAAGATCCAAACGAGATCCAGAGCTTTATGACGTTGGCGAAGCACTATTAGAAAAGCATTCGGACTCTTCTTTTACGAAAGAGGTTGTCAGCTCGATGGCGCAAACGGCATTGGTAACGGCAGATTTCGAACGAGCGGCAAGATATCTGTCTCGGTTCTCGGACAAGTATCCCGGTGAAAAAGAATCCAAAGAGTGGCGCAAAAATTCGGCGCAAATTTATGAGTGGTTGGGAGAATTCAAAGAAGCCAAACGACTATACTTTTCGCTGGGCGACCAAGAAAGCGTCACCAGATGTGAGTTTTTGGGTGGGGAATGGGCAGCCCTCGAGAAGTCGACCTCACAGATGAGAACGGATCTCGCGGCCTACTATGGTGCTTTAGCTCTTTGGCGCCAAGGGCGCCAAGCCGAGGCGCTGCCGCGTCTCAAAAAGATTGCGGCCTCAGATGATCTTGATCGCTCTAGCCACGCTCGATTTCTTCTTGCTCAACGGGCACTAGAAAGTTTCCGAGCGATTCAAATGAGGAATGCCGCAGACCAAAATGCATTGGTGAACAAGGTAAAGTCATTTCAGGTTCTTTCTAAAGAGCTAAATGAGATAGTTAAAGCCGGAGCCGGGCGATGGACCATCGCCGCTCTTTATTTACTCGGCCAAGCAAACTTTGAGCTGGGTCGTTTCATAGCCGATTCACCGCTGCCCTCGGGCCTCAGGCCGGAGGAACAATCAATTTATCGCAAAGAACTATCAAAGCAAGCGAAGCAGTACACGGATGGTGCGTCTGTGGTTTTCGGACAGTGTCTAGAAACTGCCGAACGATTTGAAGTGTTCACCGCTTATGTCCAAGGCTGCAGAGAAAAAGGGCGTAAAGTCGTAAAAGAAGAAGCTGACACGATTCAATTCAACAAATCAAAAGGCTCTGCGCCGCCTAAACTTGCGAGAAGTCTGCGAACCAAGCTTTATGATACTCCTCGAGACGTCGCAGTCTTAAAAGATTTAGCGACCGCTTACATGAACGATCAGCAGTATTGGGTTGCGATGGCAATTTTTAATCGCATTTTAGAGATTGACGAAAATAGCGCAATGGCTATGGCAGGAATTGGTGTCGGACGATTGTATGTGAATGACCTTGATGTCGGTGCCGATTGGTTGAAGAAAGCGATGAAAGCGTCGTCTTCCGAGCCGACAGCGGTGTGGAACCTGTCGGGACTTTACAGCGAATTTGGATTCAAAAAGCGAGTGAAGCAACTCGAACCAAAGCGCAAGGGTGCAACAAAACCAAAACTCCTCCACCCCATGGCCAAAAAACTCTAA
- a CDS encoding outer membrane beta-barrel domain-containing protein, whose amino-acid sequence MGQRSLNFELVVALFAISIGFSGQFAFANNDEDVPKRDVYDLPTPVAIQGRTNNIDQSVSLNFGYIPTDSFNRGFPLSFNYAYYFRPFLAWEVLSFGYNFNRETQLKEDFRNLGVAVQNLGFGGQIDFPQNIIMSGIVYTPLYGKSLLFNKSLVHSETSFYLGAGSLVFKKVGHVPTLAPGIQGRYFITPKTALRYYLRQYFFNDSQLGLTGITDIGFGIETQFELFSRKSSESEDE is encoded by the coding sequence GTGGGTCAGCGCAGTTTGAACTTCGAATTGGTTGTGGCTTTATTCGCGATCAGCATCGGCTTTTCAGGCCAATTTGCTTTTGCAAACAATGACGAAGATGTGCCTAAGCGGGATGTTTACGATCTTCCCACGCCGGTTGCTATCCAGGGGCGGACTAACAATATCGATCAAAGTGTTTCGTTGAATTTTGGCTATATTCCTACCGATTCATTCAACCGAGGATTTCCGCTTTCATTCAATTACGCCTACTATTTTCGACCGTTTCTTGCTTGGGAAGTATTGAGCTTCGGTTACAACTTCAATCGTGAAACTCAGTTGAAAGAGGATTTTCGAAATTTAGGAGTTGCAGTTCAGAATCTCGGCTTCGGGGGCCAGATCGATTTCCCCCAGAATATCATTATGTCGGGAATCGTATATACCCCACTCTATGGAAAATCGCTTTTGTTCAACAAGTCACTCGTGCATAGCGAGACAAGCTTCTACCTTGGCGCAGGTTCCTTGGTGTTTAAAAAAGTAGGGCACGTGCCTACTTTGGCGCCAGGAATACAGGGTCGCTATTTCATCACTCCCAAAACGGCGCTCCGATACTATTTGCGTCAATACTTTTTCAATGACTCTCAACTCGGCTTAACCGGGATCACCGACATCGGGTTCGGTATCGAGACCCAGTTTGAACTTTTCAGTCGTAAAAGCTCTGAGTCTGAGGACGAGTAA
- the lipB gene encoding lipoyl(octanoyl) transferase LipB, producing MLAVEDWGLVSYKEALARQEEYVDQVARELRRETLVFCCHPPVVTLGRGTKPGDVFGWTGETYDVSRGGRATYHGPNQIVAYPILDLNSRGRDLHLYMRKLEGAILGTLQSFGVSALANTLQTEDGAFDPSPATGVWIGDKKIASIGIAVRKWISFHGLAMNVDADPLAFAGMKPCGFAPGSVISLEDLLGTRPNRETVRARLETELLSQLCETRFQK from the coding sequence ATGTTGGCAGTTGAGGACTGGGGACTTGTCTCTTACAAAGAGGCGCTAGCCCGGCAGGAAGAGTATGTTGATCAGGTCGCACGAGAATTGCGACGTGAAACTCTCGTGTTCTGTTGCCATCCTCCAGTTGTGACACTCGGTCGGGGAACAAAGCCTGGTGATGTCTTCGGATGGACAGGCGAAACCTACGACGTAAGTCGTGGGGGACGCGCGACTTACCATGGTCCTAATCAAATCGTCGCTTATCCGATCCTCGACTTGAACTCTCGAGGACGTGACCTGCACCTTTACATGCGTAAGCTTGAAGGTGCCATTCTTGGGACCCTTCAGTCTTTCGGAGTTTCAGCCCTAGCAAACACACTCCAGACGGAAGATGGTGCATTCGATCCTTCTCCCGCGACCGGAGTTTGGATTGGCGACAAAAAAATCGCCTCTATAGGAATTGCCGTGCGAAAATGGATTTCATTTCATGGCCTCGCCATGAATGTGGATGCCGATCCATTGGCGTTTGCCGGTATGAAACCTTGCGGTTTCGCCCCGGGAAGTGTGATTTCGTTAGAGGATCTGCTAGGCACAAGGCCGAATCGCGAAACCGTGCGCGCGCGGTTAGAAACAGAGCTATTGAGCCAGCTTTGTGAAACCCGTTTTCAAAAGTAA
- the lpdA gene encoding dihydrolipoyl dehydrogenase encodes MATQNFDVVVVGAGPGGYVCAIRSAQQGLKTAIIEREYMGGVCLNVGCIPSKALITAGHFLHKMEHNASEMGLSLPGKVKVDMKQMQTWKKSVCDRMAGGVEQLLKGNTVTIIRGEASFKSTTELTVKTKTGSESVMAKNFVIATGSRPIEIPGFAFDEQNVLSSTGGLALDEKLESAIVIGGGYIGLEIGSMLSNFGTKVTVVEANKGLLVGLADPECVQVVARKLKKNGVDVMLEAKAKGWKKSGKGVEVTVEVGGKEQTLKADKVLVTVGRKPNSDQANIKGVGIAVDEKGFVKVNAQRRTNVPNIFAIGDIACQPMLAHKASHEGVMVAEIIAGKKRAYEVKTVPSVIFVDPEIAAAGMTEDEAKAAGYTDLKIGKFPFAANGRAVSLMETDGFVKIIADAKTHIVLGVHIVGPEASNLISEAALAVEMGARIEDLALTIHPHPTLGETMMEAAEATLGHAIHIIQKPLGGAKPGSGPRAHA; translated from the coding sequence ATGGCAACGCAGAATTTTGATGTCGTCGTAGTCGGCGCTGGCCCAGGTGGATACGTTTGTGCGATTCGATCGGCTCAGCAGGGTTTGAAAACGGCGATCATCGAGCGCGAATACATGGGAGGCGTTTGCTTGAACGTTGGCTGTATTCCGTCGAAAGCTTTGATCACGGCTGGCCACTTCCTTCACAAAATGGAACATAATGCGTCCGAAATGGGTCTTTCCCTGCCTGGCAAAGTGAAAGTTGATATGAAGCAGATGCAAACTTGGAAGAAGTCAGTTTGCGATCGCATGGCTGGCGGGGTCGAGCAACTTTTGAAAGGTAACACCGTCACGATCATTCGTGGCGAGGCGTCTTTCAAATCGACGACGGAACTGACCGTTAAAACTAAAACTGGATCCGAATCTGTTATGGCGAAAAACTTTGTGATCGCGACGGGCTCGCGTCCGATCGAAATTCCAGGCTTCGCGTTTGATGAACAAAACGTTTTGTCATCGACGGGCGGCTTAGCACTCGACGAAAAATTAGAATCTGCGATCGTCATCGGTGGTGGGTATATCGGCCTTGAAATTGGCTCGATGCTGTCTAACTTCGGCACAAAAGTGACTGTAGTCGAAGCGAATAAGGGCTTATTGGTAGGTCTTGCCGATCCTGAATGTGTACAGGTTGTAGCTCGAAAACTAAAAAAGAACGGCGTCGACGTTATGCTTGAAGCGAAAGCTAAGGGCTGGAAAAAATCCGGCAAGGGTGTCGAGGTCACGGTTGAAGTTGGCGGCAAAGAGCAAACTTTGAAAGCTGATAAAGTACTTGTGACTGTTGGTCGAAAGCCCAACAGCGATCAGGCGAACATCAAAGGCGTAGGAATTGCGGTTGATGAAAAAGGTTTCGTAAAAGTAAACGCTCAACGTCGTACCAACGTTCCAAACATTTTCGCGATTGGCGATATTGCTTGTCAGCCGATGCTGGCGCACAAAGCTTCGCACGAAGGTGTGATGGTAGCTGAAATTATCGCCGGTAAAAAACGTGCCTACGAAGTTAAGACTGTACCGTCAGTGATTTTTGTCGATCCAGAAATCGCAGCGGCAGGAATGACCGAAGACGAAGCCAAAGCGGCAGGATACACCGACCTTAAGATCGGTAAATTCCCTTTTGCGGCCAACGGTCGAGCGGTTTCATTAATGGAAACAGACGGTTTTGTTAAAATCATTGCCGACGCGAAAACACACATCGTGCTTGGTGTTCATATTGTCGGTCCTGAGGCTTCGAATTTGATTTCTGAAGCGGCATTGGCTGTAGAAATGGGCGCGCGAATCGAAGACCTCGCATTGACGATTCATCCGCATCCAACGTTGGGTGAAACGATGATGGAAGCGGCAGAGGCAACGCTTGGTCACGCAATTCACATCATTCAAAAACCGTTGGGTGGTGCAAAACCTGGTTCGGGGCCCCGAGCACATGCTTGA
- a CDS encoding 2-oxo acid dehydrogenase subunit E2, whose amino-acid sequence MATKNVQLPELGEGVTEGELVKWLVKVGDKISPDQPVAEMMTDKATVEVPSPIAGIVKEIQKKEGDVIEVGAVMLVVETDGAATVSAPTATKPAATANQPAASANQPASAVSQPAAMMASAAASKATAVQGSSGADVYPPVTDARVLATPATRRLARESGVDLNQVRGTGVAGRVTREDVMGSGGAGAVSAGMPSVGNGSASALQMPSIPRPGYQGPAGAAEERVALRGIRKKIAENMQMAKHVVPHFTLMDEANVTALVSMREELRAVGEKAGVKITYLPFVMKALIATVREFPMFNASIDDAAQEIVYKKYFNVAFAADTPNGLLVPVIKNADSKTILQLSREINDLAKRARDGKLALDEMKGATITVTNIGSVGGQYATPIINHPEVAIMGMYKIQEKPVIKRDAAGNMSLDSIRTMGFTITADHRLIDGAVAANFLKAFIARIENPGVLMLDMM is encoded by the coding sequence ATGGCGACAAAAAATGTTCAGCTTCCAGAGTTAGGCGAAGGCGTCACCGAAGGCGAATTGGTAAAATGGTTGGTAAAAGTCGGCGATAAGATTTCTCCCGATCAACCTGTCGCGGAAATGATGACCGATAAAGCAACCGTAGAAGTTCCTTCTCCGATCGCCGGGATTGTAAAAGAAATTCAGAAAAAAGAAGGCGATGTGATTGAGGTCGGTGCGGTCATGTTGGTTGTTGAAACTGATGGCGCGGCGACAGTTTCCGCGCCGACGGCGACGAAGCCAGCGGCAACGGCAAATCAACCTGCTGCTTCTGCCAATCAACCAGCTTCCGCAGTAAGTCAGCCGGCGGCAATGATGGCTTCTGCTGCGGCTTCAAAAGCGACGGCTGTTCAAGGCTCTAGCGGCGCTGATGTGTATCCTCCGGTAACAGACGCAAGGGTTCTTGCGACTCCGGCCACTCGCCGTTTGGCGCGTGAATCGGGTGTGGATTTGAATCAAGTTCGCGGCACAGGTGTCGCGGGTCGCGTGACTCGAGAAGATGTCATGGGCTCTGGTGGCGCCGGTGCTGTGTCGGCCGGAATGCCATCAGTTGGAAACGGCTCGGCCTCGGCTCTTCAAATGCCTTCTATTCCGCGGCCAGGTTATCAGGGCCCAGCCGGAGCGGCAGAAGAGCGCGTCGCTCTTCGCGGAATCCGAAAGAAAATTGCTGAGAACATGCAGATGGCAAAGCACGTGGTGCCGCACTTCACATTGATGGATGAAGCCAATGTGACAGCTCTTGTTTCGATGCGCGAAGAACTTCGAGCCGTCGGTGAAAAAGCGGGCGTGAAAATCACGTACTTGCCGTTTGTGATGAAGGCCTTGATTGCGACAGTTCGCGAATTCCCGATGTTCAATGCTTCGATCGACGATGCGGCTCAGGAAATCGTCTACAAAAAGTATTTCAACGTGGCATTTGCAGCGGACACTCCAAATGGACTTCTTGTTCCAGTAATTAAAAATGCTGACAGCAAAACCATTTTGCAGCTTTCGCGTGAGATCAACGATCTAGCGAAACGCGCGCGCGATGGAAAATTGGCTTTGGATGAAATGAAAGGCGCAACGATCACCGTTACGAACATCGGTTCGGTGGGTGGACAGTACGCGACTCCGATCATCAATCATCCGGAAGTGGCGATCATGGGTATGTACAAGATCCAGGAAAAACCTGTGATCAAGCGCGATGCTGCGGGCAATATGTCGCTCGATTCTATTCGCACAATGGGTTTCACAATCACTGCAGACCACCGACTGATCGATGGCGCTGTGGCAGCTAACTTCCTTAAAGCTTTCATCGCGCGCATTGAAAATCCAGGCGTGTTGATGTTGGACATGATGTAA
- the lipA gene encoding lipoyl synthase, whose translation MSESQPQEMRKPAWLKVRAPGGENYTRIKDMLKSLNLATVCQEARCPNIGECWGGGTATFMLMGEVCTRGCRFCAVKTGNPRGRIDSEEPEKVGFAIAKMGLEYVVITSVDRDDLPDEGAEHFARTIRTIREGDPNLIIEVLTPDFKGNRQLIEKIVVAAPHVFAQNIETVERLTRKVRDPRAGYRQTMGVLETVKQLDPTRYTKSSIMMGLGEEREEVIQTLRDLRSVGCDVVTFGQYLQPTKRHLKVERFVSPEEFAEWQAIAEDMGFLYVASGPLVRSSYRAGEFFMKGLLKGRTATTEPATGNPAIR comes from the coding sequence ATGTCAGAATCACAGCCTCAGGAAATGCGAAAACCGGCTTGGTTGAAAGTACGTGCACCAGGCGGCGAAAATTACACGCGGATCAAGGACATGCTGAAGTCCTTAAACCTGGCGACCGTTTGCCAAGAAGCCCGCTGTCCAAATATCGGCGAGTGCTGGGGCGGCGGCACGGCGACGTTCATGTTAATGGGTGAAGTATGCACGCGTGGATGTCGTTTTTGTGCCGTTAAGACCGGTAATCCGAGAGGGCGAATCGACAGCGAAGAGCCGGAAAAAGTTGGCTTCGCGATTGCGAAAATGGGTCTCGAGTATGTCGTGATCACGTCTGTTGATCGCGATGATTTGCCTGATGAGGGCGCGGAGCACTTTGCGCGAACAATTCGAACCATTCGCGAAGGCGATCCGAACCTGATTATTGAAGTGCTGACCCCTGACTTTAAGGGCAATCGTCAGCTAATCGAAAAAATCGTGGTCGCAGCACCTCATGTTTTCGCCCAAAATATTGAAACCGTTGAGCGCCTGACAAGAAAAGTTCGCGATCCGCGAGCTGGCTACCGTCAGACCATGGGTGTGTTAGAGACCGTAAAGCAGCTTGATCCGACGCGCTACACGAAGTCCTCGATTATGATGGGACTTGGGGAAGAGCGAGAGGAAGTCATTCAGACCTTGCGCGATTTGCGTTCGGTCGGGTGTGATGTCGTTACATTTGGTCAGTATCTTCAGCCGACAAAGCGTCATCTGAAAGTTGAACGCTTCGTGTCTCCCGAGGAGTTTGCGGAATGGCAAGCGATCGCAGAAGATATGGGCTTCTTGTATGTGGCAAGTGGACCGTTGGTTCGTAGCTCTTACCGCGCGGGAGAGTTTTTTATGAAGGGCTTGTTGAAGGGTAGAACTGCTACCACCGAACCAGCGACCGGGAACCCGGCGATTCGGTAA
- a CDS encoding DsbA family protein, which translates to MYQAKVLFFLLALTSASFFSTACAPNSAQLKQAMQDDPEILYAAMRKDPLKFLDVVNEVSDLARLQKESKQLDDGFGNVVQPAIDENRVIDGLKSAPITIVEYSDFQCGFCAQGHETVQQVKAEYGDKLRVLLKHHPIDRLHPQARKMSHLFEAIATKSPKKALEFKAQLFEMQSEFMPNEIERQAKTREDLMAKYDRRVDLQLGKLIKSLGFEYSEMKKLAESAAIVSLIEKDQDEARKFGFSGTPAYLINGVPVRGAASAASFKYVIDRHLKTVK; encoded by the coding sequence ATGTATCAGGCAAAAGTTCTATTCTTTCTATTGGCGCTTACATCCGCATCGTTTTTTTCGACGGCCTGTGCGCCCAATTCCGCCCAGCTAAAACAGGCGATGCAGGACGATCCCGAGATTTTGTATGCGGCCATGCGCAAGGACCCTCTGAAATTCCTCGATGTCGTAAACGAAGTATCCGATCTCGCTCGGCTTCAGAAAGAATCGAAACAATTAGATGACGGCTTCGGCAATGTCGTGCAGCCAGCGATCGACGAAAACCGTGTCATAGACGGTTTGAAATCGGCACCGATCACCATCGTCGAATACTCTGATTTTCAATGTGGCTTCTGTGCACAAGGCCACGAAACGGTTCAGCAAGTGAAGGCCGAGTACGGCGACAAACTGCGAGTTCTTTTGAAGCATCACCCCATCGATCGCTTGCATCCGCAGGCGAGGAAGATGTCGCACCTTTTCGAAGCGATTGCGACCAAGAGCCCGAAAAAAGCGCTGGAATTTAAAGCGCAGTTGTTCGAGATGCAGTCCGAGTTCATGCCAAACGAAATTGAGCGCCAAGCAAAAACGCGGGAAGACCTGATGGCGAAATACGATCGCCGAGTCGATCTGCAACTGGGGAAACTAATTAAATCTCTTGGTTTTGAGTATTCAGAAATGAAAAAGTTGGCGGAATCTGCGGCGATCGTTTCGCTGATCGAAAAAGATCAAGATGAGGCTCGTAAATTTGGCTTCTCTGGCACTCCGGCCTACCTGATCAATGGCGTCCCCGTTCGTGGGGCTGCTTCAGCGGCGAGCTTTAAGTACGTCATCGATCGACATCTGAAGACCGTAAAGTAG
- the pssA gene encoding CDP-diacylglycerol--serine O-phosphatidyltransferase, whose amino-acid sequence MEPKLDPNADPETRLGRARRLRQRMGMHIYVLPNLITTLNMFFGFFALIYAIRGEYVWAAYAIVGAAVFDLLDGRVARMTHSTSKFGAEYDSLCDLVSFGVAPGVLLYLWALQPFGRLGWLVSFLFTACGALRLARFNVQASVIEKAYFQGLPIPMAAGIVASSVLAWNDLGWDPQQSVLLLTMTVLLAFVMVSNFRYRSFKDLDLRERLPFWYLVLGVGALALIAIRPEVMLFILFMTYALLGAIFGILGWGRKPKRRVAMEAALTAEGDDLHEFVDDNHSDSNQTAGENGYDRK is encoded by the coding sequence ATGGAACCCAAACTTGACCCGAACGCAGATCCAGAAACCCGTCTCGGCAGAGCCCGCCGCCTCCGCCAGAGAATGGGTATGCACATTTACGTTCTCCCGAATTTGATTACGACGCTGAACATGTTCTTCGGTTTTTTCGCCTTGATTTACGCGATTCGCGGAGAATACGTCTGGGCCGCTTACGCAATTGTAGGTGCAGCTGTTTTCGATTTACTTGATGGCCGCGTGGCCCGAATGACGCACTCGACGTCGAAGTTCGGCGCGGAGTATGACTCACTCTGCGATCTTGTCAGTTTCGGCGTTGCGCCCGGCGTGCTGCTTTACCTCTGGGCGCTGCAACCCTTCGGTCGCCTAGGCTGGCTGGTTTCGTTTTTGTTCACGGCCTGCGGGGCACTTCGCCTGGCTCGCTTCAATGTGCAAGCCAGCGTTATTGAAAAAGCCTACTTTCAGGGTCTTCCAATTCCAATGGCGGCGGGTATCGTCGCTTCCTCCGTCCTTGCGTGGAACGATCTCGGCTGGGATCCCCAGCAATCGGTTTTACTATTGACGATGACCGTGCTTTTAGCGTTCGTCATGGTTTCAAACTTTCGCTACCGAAGTTTTAAGGACCTCGACCTTCGCGAACGTTTGCCGTTTTGGTATCTCGTTCTCGGTGTTGGAGCCTTGGCGCTCATCGCGATCAGACCGGAAGTGATGCTCTTCATTTTGTTTATGACCTATGCGCTTCTGGGCGCTATCTTTGGCATTCTCGGTTGGGGCCGAAAGCCAAAGCGTCGCGTGGCAATGGAAGCCGCCCTCACTGCAGAAGGCGATGACCTCCACGAATTCGTAGATGACAACCATTCCGATTCGAATCAGACAGCAGGAGAAAACGGATATGACCGGAAGTAG